A genome region from Anastrepha ludens isolate Willacy chromosome 3, idAnaLude1.1, whole genome shotgun sequence includes the following:
- the LOC128857567 gene encoding voltage-dependent calcium channel type A subunit alpha-1-like encodes MALLPQKWIEVDLKTLRAIRVLRPLKLVSGIPSLQVVLKSIIKAMAPLLQIGLLVLFAIVIFAIIGLEFYSGALHKTCYSLEDPNKSVKEGESETPCNTDNVTDKATGSFVCNYNTSMCLEKWEGPNWGITSFDNIGFAMLTVFQCITMEGWTAILYWVN; translated from the exons ATGGCACTGCTCCCACAAAAATGGATTGAGGTAGATCTAAAAACATTAAGGGCTATACGTGTGCTAAGGCCCTTGAAATTAGTCTCTGGAATTCCTA GTTTACAAGTAGTTTTAAAATCCATTATCAAGGCAATGGCGCCGTTACTTCAAATCGGACTTTTGGTCTTGTTTGCGATCGTTATATTTGCAATCATCGGACTCGAGTTCTATTCGGGCGCTCTGCATAAGACTTGTTATAGTTTAGAAGATCCAA ATAAATCTGTTAAGGAAGGTGAATCAGAGACACCATGCAATACGGATAATGTAACGGATAAAGCGACTGGTTCATTTGTATGTAATTATAACACGAGTATGTGTCTGGAAAAATGGGAAGGGCCAAATTGGGGCATAACTAGTTTTGATAATATCGGGTTTGCCATGTTGACTGTGTTCCAATGTATCACCATGGAGGGCTGGACAGCAATACTGTATTgggtaaattaa